One genomic region from Campylobacter concisus encodes:
- a CDS encoding HIT family protein — MIYKDKFIKIEREDNELPWIKIFTIKPFRELSDCDEASRARLFEAMLISEKAMLEFYKPTKINIASFGNYVPHVHIHVIARFSDDAFFPDSVWANPKRKSELALPEFDKFAKFLEEKLRASFE, encoded by the coding sequence ATGATCTATAAAGATAAATTTATAAAAATCGAGCGTGAAGACAATGAACTTCCATGGATAAAAATTTTTACCATTAAGCCATTTCGTGAGCTAAGCGATTGTGATGAAGCGAGTAGAGCCAGGCTATTTGAAGCGATGCTTATAAGCGAAAAGGCGATGCTTGAGTTTTATAAACCAACCAAAATAAACATTGCAAGCTTTGGAAACTACGTGCCACACGTGCATATACATGTTATTGCTAGATTTAGTGATGACGCATTTTTTCCAGATAGTGTTTGGGCTAATCCAAAAAGAAAAAGCGAGCTTGCGTTACCAGAATTTGATAAATTTGCAAAATTTTTAGAAGAAAAGCTAAGGGCTAGTTTTG
- a CDS encoding cytochrome C codes for MGEPYLCPKCEQRTIYFDGICYDCRQKEKLEFYQGLSEDEIKQKLKNVLAHTDEIGKYDEIYSDLVYIFYLHGICDEQIIREVTKQGEYYPFEIYKNAPSDVRDELINRLNGAENIVKINHILCALAWQGDEVVRELFFKLYNAPKPWRAKLHVDMDGYAQVAGWSFDESGKRRSLVFDKCFTCGPSQNADASIKFKALSDEKCKFCSGEMLEFIIKKESLKRLGLELKNDAVLKFCPTCVGLVQYFCQNDDNSVQTEVVGEGDSEDYLRDAVATLDGQNFELASEVCAHYSYMIDSEILLGGYPQWEQDAEHLKCPKCSKSMKYLAQIPLGALIDGEGTIYMQICDKCEIVGANFQCT; via the coding sequence ATGGGCGAGCCATATCTTTGTCCTAAGTGCGAGCAAAGGACGATTTACTTTGACGGGATCTGCTATGATTGCAGGCAAAAAGAGAAGTTGGAGTTTTATCAAGGCTTAAGCGAAGATGAGATCAAACAAAAGCTAAAAAATGTCCTAGCTCACACAGACGAGATAGGCAAATATGATGAAATTTATAGCGATCTTGTCTATATTTTCTACCTACACGGCATTTGTGATGAGCAGATAATAAGAGAAGTGACCAAGCAGGGCGAGTACTACCCATTTGAAATTTACAAAAACGCCCCAAGCGACGTGAGAGATGAGCTCATAAATAGGCTTAATGGCGCTGAAAATATCGTAAAAATAAATCACATCCTTTGCGCACTTGCCTGGCAGGGCGATGAGGTGGTAAGGGAGCTATTTTTTAAGCTCTATAATGCGCCAAAGCCTTGGAGGGCGAAGCTTCATGTTGATATGGACGGATATGCGCAGGTTGCTGGCTGGAGCTTTGACGAGAGTGGCAAGAGAAGAAGCCTAGTTTTTGATAAATGTTTTACATGTGGGCCAAGCCAAAATGCAGATGCAAGCATTAAATTTAAAGCACTAAGCGATGAAAAATGTAAATTTTGTAGCGGTGAGATGCTGGAATTTATCATCAAAAAAGAGAGTCTAAAGCGACTTGGACTAGAGCTAAAAAACGATGCTGTGCTTAAATTTTGCCCAACATGCGTTGGCCTTGTGCAGTACTTTTGCCAAAATGATGACAATAGCGTGCAAACAGAGGTAGTAGGCGAGGGTGATAGCGAAGATTATTTAAGAGATGCTGTGGCAACGCTCGATGGGCAAAATTTCGAGCTAGCTAGCGAGGTTTGCGCTCACTACTCATATATGATAGATAGCGAAATTTTGCTTGGTGGATATCCGCAGTGGGAGCAAGATGCTGAGCATTTAAAATGTCCAAAATGTAGCAAAAGCATGAAATATCTAGCACAAATTCCTCTTGGCGCGTTGATAGACGGCGAGGGCACGATCTATATGCAAATTTGTGATAAGTGCGAGATCGTCGGGGCAAATTTTCAGTGCACGTAA
- the ruvB gene encoding Holliday junction branch migration DNA helicase RuvB, whose amino-acid sequence MDRIVEIEKVSFENDFEVSLRPTKFEDYIGQEKIKQNLDVFIKAAKKRNECLDHVLFYGPPGLGKTTLAHIIANEMGVSIKMTAAPMIEKSGDLAAILTNLQEGDVLFIDEIHRLSPAIEEVLYPAMEDFRLDIIIGSGPAAQTIKIDLPKFTLIGATTRAGMISAPLRDRFGMDFRLQFYTSSELSRIVQIASAKLGKECDKNASLEIAKRSRATPRIALRLLKRIRDFAEVNDEQIISHERAKEGLNALGVNSLGFDEMDIRYLEILMQARRRPMGLSTIAAALSEDEGTVEDVIEPYLLANGFIERTAKGRIASAKCFETFNVKIDIEKGLFE is encoded by the coding sequence TTGGATAGAATCGTTGAAATCGAAAAAGTAAGCTTTGAAAATGACTTTGAAGTCTCACTTAGACCGACAAAATTTGAAGACTACATCGGACAAGAAAAGATCAAGCAAAATTTAGATGTCTTTATAAAAGCAGCCAAAAAGCGAAATGAATGCCTAGATCACGTGCTATTTTACGGCCCTCCAGGACTTGGTAAAACAACCCTTGCTCACATCATAGCAAACGAAATGGGCGTGAGTATCAAAATGACCGCAGCACCGATGATAGAAAAGAGTGGCGACCTGGCGGCAATCCTTACAAATTTACAAGAGGGCGACGTGCTTTTTATCGATGAGATCCACCGCCTAAGCCCAGCTATTGAGGAGGTGCTTTACCCTGCGATGGAGGACTTTAGGCTAGACATTATCATAGGCTCAGGACCAGCTGCCCAGACTATCAAGATAGACTTGCCAAAATTTACGCTAATAGGCGCAACGACGCGTGCTGGCATGATCTCAGCGCCTTTAAGAGACCGCTTTGGGATGGATTTTAGACTCCAGTTTTATACAAGTAGCGAGCTAAGCCGTATCGTACAGATCGCCTCAGCTAAGCTTGGTAAAGAGTGCGACAAAAACGCCTCTTTAGAGATCGCCAAACGCTCACGTGCCACGCCTAGGATCGCTCTTAGGCTATTAAAGCGAATTCGCGACTTTGCTGAGGTAAATGACGAGCAAATCATCAGCCACGAGCGCGCAAAAGAGGGACTTAACGCACTTGGTGTAAATTCGCTTGGATTTGACGAGATGGATATTAGGTATTTAGAAATTTTGATGCAAGCAAGGCGCCGTCCTATGGGACTTAGCACGATTGCAGCAGCACTTAGCGAGGACGAGGGCACGGTTGAGGACGTCATCGAGCCATACCTGCTTGCAAATGGCTTTATCGAGCGCACTGCAAAGGGTAGAATCGCGAGTGCGAAGTGCTTTGAAACCTTTAACGTCAAGATAGATATCGAAAAAGGGCTTTTTGAGTAG
- a CDS encoding AI-2E family transporter, which produces MNNRLFFGIFVFCALALVVYLFKPYLLDIFIAALLAVAVSNVQIAFLSLTKNRKTLSSALTTSVLLCLFIAPLLYAVVEIAKYAAGFDINNVTKTIEFIKNYDFRMPESINFLEPKIKEFIGGLDIKMLFSQLATNLASLGKLSLKFGFDMIIILVFFFFCNLYGNELISYLKYALPLKQDDTESILSEVGNVMSVVFYSTIANMIIQGFLFAIITSFYGYDGVLTGIFFSFASLIPVVGGILAWGPISIYEFANGNTAAAITIAIYTIVVISFAADTLLKPLVIKFINSKLVKIPTKINELLIFFAMLAGITTFGFWGVILGPAIVTFFISTIKLYTLLRERNFV; this is translated from the coding sequence ATGAACAATAGACTATTTTTTGGAATTTTTGTATTTTGCGCTTTAGCTTTGGTGGTCTATCTTTTTAAACCATATCTGCTTGATATTTTTATCGCAGCACTGCTTGCTGTCGCGGTTTCGAATGTCCAAATCGCATTTTTATCGCTCACTAAAAACCGCAAGACGCTTTCATCGGCTCTTACCACGTCGGTGCTTCTTTGCTTATTTATCGCCCCACTTCTTTATGCAGTGGTTGAGATCGCAAAATACGCAGCTGGCTTTGATATAAACAATGTCACAAAGACTATCGAATTTATCAAAAATTATGATTTTAGGATGCCTGAGTCGATAAATTTTTTAGAGCCAAAGATAAAAGAATTTATCGGCGGACTTGATATTAAGATGCTTTTTTCTCAACTTGCGACAAATCTTGCAAGTCTAGGTAAGTTAAGCCTTAAATTTGGCTTTGATATGATTATTATTTTGGTCTTTTTCTTCTTTTGTAATCTTTATGGCAATGAACTAATCAGCTATCTAAAATATGCACTTCCGCTAAAACAAGATGACACAGAGTCTATTTTAAGCGAAGTTGGCAACGTGATGAGTGTGGTTTTTTATTCAACTATCGCAAATATGATAATCCAAGGCTTTTTATTTGCTATTATCACAAGCTTTTACGGCTATGACGGCGTGCTAACTGGCATCTTTTTTAGCTTTGCTTCGCTTATTCCAGTTGTTGGCGGTATTTTGGCATGGGGGCCTATTAGCATTTATGAGTTTGCAAATGGCAACACAGCAGCAGCGATAACTATCGCAATTTATACGATCGTAGTGATCTCATTTGCAGCTGATACGCTTTTAAAGCCACTTGTTATTAAATTTATAAACTCGAAGCTGGTTAAAATACCAACAAAGATAAATGAGCTTCTTATATTCTTTGCGATGCTTGCAGGTATCACGACATTTGGGTTTTGGGGCGTGATCCTTGGACCAGCGATCGTGACATTTTTTATCTCGACTATTAAGCTTTATACGCTTTTAAGAGAGAGAAATTTTGTATAA